In Priestia megaterium NBRC 15308 = ATCC 14581, the following proteins share a genomic window:
- the sdaAB gene encoding L-serine ammonia-lyase, iron-sulfur-dependent subunit beta, with protein sequence MKYKSVFDIIGPVMIGPSSSHTAGAARIGRVARTLFGKQPTKVVVSLYGSFAQTYKGHGTDVALIGGILDFDTFDQRIPQSLDLAKKEGMDVTFVEEAAITDHPNTARIKMSDGLKEIEVVGISIGGGKIQITELNGFELNLSGMNPAILVVHNDRFGAIATVTNILMKHSINIGHMEVSRKERGEVALMAIEMDTNIEDDVIEELKTLPHIIQVTRMVE encoded by the coding sequence ATGAAATATAAATCTGTCTTTGATATTATTGGTCCGGTAATGATTGGACCATCTAGCTCACATACAGCTGGTGCAGCGCGTATTGGACGCGTTGCACGAACGCTTTTTGGCAAGCAGCCCACAAAAGTTGTGGTTTCACTGTACGGTTCTTTTGCTCAAACGTATAAAGGGCACGGAACAGACGTAGCGCTGATTGGCGGTATTTTAGATTTTGATACGTTCGACCAGCGTATTCCGCAATCTTTGGACTTAGCTAAAAAAGAAGGAATGGACGTCACATTTGTTGAGGAAGCGGCAATCACAGATCATCCGAATACTGCTCGCATCAAAATGAGCGACGGATTAAAGGAAATTGAAGTTGTTGGAATTTCAATTGGTGGAGGAAAAATTCAAATTACGGAGCTGAACGGATTTGAATTAAATTTATCAGGCATGAATCCAGCTATTCTCGTTGTGCATAATGACCGATTTGGTGCCATTGCGACCGTTACGAATATTTTGATGAAACACTCAATTAATATCGGACATATGGAAGTATCTCGCAAAGAGCGCGGAGAAGTAGCGCTCATGGCAATTGAAATGGATACGAATATTGAAGATGATGTAATTGAAGAGTTAAAAACATTGCCTCACATTATTCAAGTAACAAGAATGGTTGAGTAG
- a CDS encoding PTS sugar transporter subunit IIC translates to MDILKGTGLLLLVLFLFWLFSNKAPYGMKAMGALASGAVAAFLVEAFQSYVGGDLLGISFLGEVGKAAGGMGGVAAAALVALALGVSPVYALMMGVVCSGLGLLPGFFAGYLMAFVVKFIEKKAPAGLDLLGNILIAAPLTRLIGNAFSPIVDATLLNIGGIIKDTTSASPILMGIILGGVITVVATAPLSSMALTAMLGLTGLPMAIGALAVFGSSFMNYVLFDRLKIGDRRTTISVAVEPLTQANIISANPIPIYITNFVGGALAGVVVALFGLVNDAAGTATPIAGLAVMFGFNDPMKVTICAVLCALAGALAGFIGSVVFKNFKIKTVDDVASEQEAA, encoded by the coding sequence GTGGATATTTTAAAAGGAACAGGTTTATTATTATTAGTTTTATTTTTATTTTGGTTGTTTAGCAACAAGGCACCTTATGGCATGAAAGCAATGGGGGCGCTGGCAAGCGGAGCGGTAGCTGCGTTTCTCGTAGAGGCCTTTCAGTCATATGTAGGAGGAGATTTACTAGGTATTTCATTCCTGGGTGAAGTTGGAAAGGCTGCAGGAGGAATGGGAGGAGTTGCGGCGGCAGCATTAGTTGCTTTGGCGTTAGGCGTATCTCCTGTATATGCTCTTATGATGGGGGTGGTGTGTTCAGGGCTAGGCTTGCTCCCTGGATTTTTTGCGGGATACCTCATGGCATTTGTAGTGAAATTTATTGAGAAAAAGGCACCTGCTGGTCTAGACTTATTAGGGAACATCTTAATTGCAGCACCTTTAACAAGATTAATTGGTAATGCATTCTCACCTATTGTAGATGCGACGCTTTTAAATATTGGAGGAATTATCAAAGACACAACAAGTGCTAGCCCTATTTTAATGGGAATTATTTTAGGCGGAGTTATCACAGTAGTAGCAACGGCTCCGCTTAGCTCAATGGCTTTAACGGCTATGCTAGGGTTAACGGGATTGCCTATGGCGATTGGAGCTCTTGCTGTGTTTGGTTCTTCTTTCATGAACTATGTGCTGTTTGATCGATTAAAAATTGGGGATCGTCGTACAACCATTTCAGTTGCAGTTGAACCTTTAACACAAGCGAATATTATTTCAGCAAATCCGATTCCTATCTACATTACAAACTTTGTTGGAGGTGCACTAGCCGGTGTGGTTGTGGCTCTGTTCGGATTGGTAAATGATGCTGCAGGCACGGCAACGCCAATCGCAGGACTTGCAGTGATGTTTGGGTTTAATGACCCTATGAAGGTCACAATTTGTGCAGTACTTTGCGCACTAGCGGGAGCATTAGCTGGGTTTATAGGTTCAGTTGTTTTTAAAAACTTTAAAATTAAAACAGTAGACGATGTAGCTTCCGAGCAAGAAGCAGCTTAA
- a CDS encoding DAK2 domain-containing protein, whose amino-acid sequence MSMTTLDGKRFREMVLQGAQHLSNNADYVDALNVFPVPDGDTGTNMNLSITSGAKEVKNKLSDHIGQVSQALSKGLLMGARGNSGVILSQLFRGFAKSVEQKSAITTVEFAEALELGVETAYKAVMKPIEGTILTVAKDTAKKAAAVAKKQPDMILFMEEVLKEANASLNRTPDLLPVLKEVGVVDSGGQGLVLIYEGFLAELKGEKLPGVPMSAPSMNELVNAEHHKHAQSYMNTEDIEFGYCTEFMVRLEEDKPAAKTFSEETFRQDLSKWGDSLLVVSDDEIVKVHIHAEHPGEVLNYGQQYGSLIKMKIENMREQHSSIVSGEEKPAVKNAEKQPFGIVTVSMGKGIAELFKSLGATVVIEGGQTMNPSTEDIVKAIEETNAEQVLILPNNGNIVMAANQAAAVVGSHVSVVPSKTVPQGMTALLSFNPQQSLKENEEVMTEALQHVKTGQVTYAVRDTNIDGLELAKGDFMGIAEKKIVVKDSEKLEAAKKLLTYMIDDEAEILTILQGEDVSDDEAEALTSFVEETFEEVEVELHKGDQPLYSYIFAIE is encoded by the coding sequence GTGTCAATGACAACGTTGGACGGAAAGCGGTTTAGAGAAATGGTGCTTCAAGGAGCCCAGCATCTATCTAACAATGCAGATTATGTAGATGCGCTGAACGTTTTTCCTGTACCAGATGGTGATACTGGAACAAATATGAACTTATCGATTACGTCTGGTGCTAAAGAAGTAAAAAATAAACTATCTGATCACATCGGCCAAGTGAGTCAAGCTTTGTCTAAGGGCTTATTGATGGGGGCGCGCGGTAATTCAGGAGTTATTTTATCTCAATTATTCCGCGGTTTTGCGAAATCGGTTGAGCAAAAGTCAGCGATTACAACAGTTGAGTTTGCTGAAGCTCTTGAGCTTGGGGTAGAAACTGCTTATAAAGCTGTTATGAAACCAATCGAAGGAACCATTTTAACAGTAGCTAAGGATACTGCTAAAAAAGCAGCGGCTGTTGCTAAAAAGCAACCTGATATGATTCTGTTCATGGAAGAAGTACTTAAGGAAGCTAATGCTTCGTTAAATCGCACGCCAGATCTTTTACCCGTGTTAAAAGAAGTAGGCGTAGTGGATAGCGGAGGTCAAGGGCTTGTTTTAATTTATGAAGGGTTTTTAGCTGAATTAAAAGGTGAAAAACTTCCGGGTGTACCCATGTCAGCTCCTTCGATGAATGAACTCGTAAATGCTGAGCATCATAAGCATGCACAAAGCTATATGAATACAGAAGATATTGAATTTGGCTATTGTACAGAATTTATGGTAAGGCTGGAAGAGGATAAGCCTGCAGCTAAAACATTTTCTGAAGAAACGTTTCGTCAAGACTTAAGCAAATGGGGCGACTCATTGCTTGTAGTATCTGATGATGAAATCGTGAAAGTTCATATTCACGCTGAGCATCCTGGAGAAGTGTTAAACTACGGGCAGCAGTATGGAAGTTTAATTAAAATGAAGATTGAAAACATGAGAGAACAGCATAGCAGCATTGTTTCAGGTGAAGAAAAGCCTGCAGTAAAAAATGCTGAAAAACAGCCCTTTGGCATTGTTACTGTGTCAATGGGAAAAGGAATTGCTGAATTGTTCAAGAGCCTTGGGGCAACGGTTGTTATTGAAGGCGGACAAACAATGAATCCAAGTACGGAGGATATTGTCAAAGCGATTGAAGAAACAAATGCTGAACAGGTACTGATTTTACCTAATAACGGAAATATTGTGATGGCTGCTAACCAAGCGGCTGCTGTTGTCGGCAGTCACGTTTCGGTTGTCCCGTCTAAAACGGTTCCTCAAGGAATGACAGCGCTGCTATCATTTAATCCTCAGCAAAGCTTAAAAGAAAACGAGGAAGTAATGACTGAAGCTCTACAGCACGTGAAAACAGGACAAGTAACGTATGCAGTTCGCGATACAAATATTGATGGTCTTGAATTAGCTAAAGGCGATTTTATGGGTATTGCCGAAAAGAAAATCGTTGTAAAAGATTCAGAGAAATTAGAAGCAGCAAAAAAGCTATTGACTTATATGATTGATGACGAAGCGGAAATCCTTACAATTCTTCAAGGAGAGGATGTCTCAGACGATGAAGCTGAAGCGCTAACATCTTTTGTAGAAGAAACGTTTGAAGAAGTTGAGGTAGAGCTTCATAAAGGAGATCAACCTTTATATTCTTACATTTTTGCAATTGAATAG
- a CDS encoding Asp23/Gls24 family envelope stress response protein gives MSIEMKTKYGQIDISTDVIATIAGGAAVDCYGIVGMASKNQLKDGLTEILRKENFTRGIVVRQEEDDVHIDMYIIVSYGTKISEIAHNVQTKVKYTLEQTVGLTVDSVNIYVQGVRVTNV, from the coding sequence ATGTCCATCGAAATGAAAACGAAGTATGGTCAAATTGATATCTCTACAGATGTAATTGCAACAATTGCTGGAGGAGCAGCTGTTGATTGTTACGGGATTGTGGGAATGGCTTCAAAAAATCAGCTTAAAGATGGTCTTACAGAAATTCTTCGCAAAGAAAACTTTACACGAGGTATTGTGGTAAGACAAGAAGAGGATGACGTACATATCGACATGTACATTATCGTAAGCTATGGAACAAAAATTTCTGAAATTGCTCATAATGTGCAAACAAAAGTAAAATACACACTGGAACAAACGGTTGGTTTAACGGTTGATTCAGTAAATATTTATGTGCAGGGTGTTCGTGTAACGAACGTTTAA
- the rpmB gene encoding 50S ribosomal protein L28, translating into MARKCVVTGRKARSGNARSHAMNATKRKWGANVQKVRILVNGKPKRVYVSARALKSGKVQRV; encoded by the coding sequence ATGGCACGCAAATGTGTAGTAACTGGTAGAAAAGCTCGTTCAGGTAACGCACGTTCTCACGCAATGAACGCTACTAAGCGTAAATGGGGTGCTAACGTTCAAAAAGTACGTATCTTAGTGAACGGTAAACCAAAACGTGTGTACGTTTCAGCTAGAGCCCTTAAGTCTGGTAAAGTTCAACGCGTTTAA
- the spoVM gene encoding stage V sporulation protein SpoVM yields MKFYTIKLPKFLGGIVKVMLNSFKKD; encoded by the coding sequence ATGAAATTCTATACAATCAAACTTCCAAAGTTTTTAGGTGGCATCGTAAAGGTCATGCTTAATTCGTTCAAAAAAGATTAA
- a CDS encoding thiamine diphosphokinase, translating into MKIHILAGGPDEHMPPLHQSNDVKWVGVDRGVFLLLQQDILPVKAFGDFDSITNAQLKLVREALQDVELYPAEKDATDLELAFEWAIGQKPESICIFGATGGRLDHMFGSIQLLYKGLKEKANVQMIDNQNIIQLFEPGTYHVDRLKEFHYISFVPFAGGVKELTLEGFKYPLNKHEVELGSTLCISNELIQQRGTFSFTKGILMMVRSNDKRCL; encoded by the coding sequence ATGAAAATTCATATTCTAGCAGGGGGACCGGATGAACATATGCCGCCCCTGCACCAGTCAAACGATGTAAAGTGGGTAGGAGTAGACCGCGGCGTATTCCTTCTTCTTCAGCAAGACATTTTGCCCGTAAAAGCATTTGGAGATTTTGATTCCATTACAAATGCACAGCTTAAGCTAGTGAGAGAAGCATTACAAGATGTTGAATTGTATCCTGCAGAAAAAGATGCAACGGATTTGGAACTTGCTTTTGAGTGGGCAATAGGGCAAAAACCGGAAAGTATTTGTATCTTTGGAGCAACAGGTGGAAGGCTTGACCACATGTTTGGAAGCATTCAGCTCCTGTACAAAGGGTTAAAAGAGAAAGCGAATGTACAAATGATTGACAATCAAAATATCATTCAATTGTTTGAACCAGGCACTTATCATGTTGATCGTTTAAAGGAGTTTCACTATATTTCATTCGTTCCTTTTGCAGGCGGTGTAAAAGAGCTTACGCTAGAAGGTTTCAAATATCCGCTCAATAAGCATGAAGTAGAACTCGGCTCAACTTTATGTATTAGCAATGAACTTATTCAACAAAGAGGTACTTTTTCATTTACAAAAGGCATATTAATGATGGTAAGAAGCAATGATAAACGTTGCTTGTGA
- the rpe gene encoding ribulose-phosphate 3-epimerase — protein sequence MTKIAPSILSANFSKLAEEIREVEAGGADYIHIDVMDGHFVPNITIGPLIVEAVRPVTTLPLDVHLMIENPDQYVPMFAKAGADILTVHAEACTHLHRTIQLIKEHGMKAGVALNPATPIDVVKHILEDIDLILLMTVNPGFGGQNFIPNVLPKIEQISQLIEIRHLSIEVEVDGGINEETARKCVEAGANVLVAGSAIYNQEDRAGAISQIRTTVQA from the coding sequence ATGACAAAAATCGCACCTTCCATTTTATCTGCCAATTTTTCAAAGCTTGCTGAAGAAATTCGTGAAGTTGAAGCAGGTGGAGCAGACTACATCCATATCGACGTTATGGATGGCCATTTTGTTCCTAATATTACAATTGGACCGCTTATCGTTGAGGCTGTACGCCCTGTCACAACACTGCCATTAGATGTGCATTTAATGATTGAAAACCCAGATCAATACGTTCCAATGTTTGCAAAGGCAGGTGCTGATATTTTAACGGTACATGCTGAAGCGTGTACTCATTTGCACCGCACCATTCAATTAATCAAAGAACACGGCATGAAAGCAGGCGTTGCTTTAAATCCTGCAACGCCAATTGACGTGGTAAAGCATATCTTAGAAGATATCGATCTTATTTTATTAATGACGGTGAACCCAGGCTTTGGAGGGCAAAACTTCATTCCAAATGTACTGCCGAAAATTGAGCAAATCTCTCAGCTTATTGAAATTCGTCACCTTTCTATTGAAGTAGAGGTTGATGGAGGAATTAATGAAGAAACAGCAAGAAAATGTGTGGAAGCAGGAGCAAATGTCTTAGTGGCTGGCTCAGCTATTTATAACCAAGAAGACCGAGCTGGCGCAATTAGTCAAATTCGCACAACTGTTCAAGCGTAA
- the rsgA gene encoding ribosome small subunit-dependent GTPase A, translated as MPEGRIIKSLSGFYYVLHDGQVTQCRGRGVFRKKKVTPLVGDNVVFQAENKLEGYILEIKERKNELVRPPISNVDQALLVFSAIEPDFSTMLLDRFLVLVESNHIEPIICISKVDLLSQQQKQEIEQYAEEYRKIGYEVILTSTVTEKGMEQIQPLFEDRVTVIAGQSGVGKSSLLNTLKPELELKTNDISMSLGRGKHTTRHVELISFGEGLVADTPGFSSLEFLTLEVEELTHCFPEMSRLSEQCKFRGCLHVKEPKCAVKEAYEQKEIPSYRYEHYLQFIEEIKQRKPRY; from the coding sequence ATGCCAGAAGGAAGAATTATTAAATCCCTTAGCGGATTTTATTATGTTCTTCATGACGGACAAGTAACGCAATGTCGAGGACGAGGTGTTTTTCGTAAAAAGAAAGTAACGCCTTTAGTCGGTGACAATGTAGTATTTCAGGCAGAAAATAAGCTTGAAGGATATATACTTGAAATTAAAGAACGTAAAAATGAATTAGTTCGTCCCCCAATTTCAAATGTTGATCAGGCGCTGCTTGTTTTTTCAGCGATTGAACCTGATTTTAGCACGATGCTTCTTGACCGATTTTTAGTGTTAGTGGAGTCTAATCATATTGAACCTATTATTTGTATTTCAAAAGTAGATCTTTTATCACAGCAGCAAAAGCAAGAAATCGAGCAATATGCCGAAGAATATCGTAAAATAGGATATGAGGTCATTTTAACGTCGACAGTCACAGAAAAAGGCATGGAACAAATTCAGCCGTTATTTGAAGATCGCGTAACGGTTATTGCCGGACAGTCAGGTGTAGGTAAATCTTCATTGTTAAATACACTTAAACCAGAGCTTGAGTTAAAGACAAATGATATTTCAATGTCACTTGGAAGAGGAAAGCATACAACACGTCATGTAGAACTGATTTCGTTTGGTGAAGGTTTAGTAGCCGATACGCCAGGCTTTAGCTCACTGGAATTTTTAACGTTAGAAGTAGAAGAGTTAACCCATTGTTTTCCTGAAATGTCGCGTTTGAGTGAACAGTGTAAATTTCGAGGTTGTTTGCATGTGAAAGAACCGAAATGTGCGGTGAAAGAAGCATACGAACAAAAAGAAATTCCGAGTTATCGCTACGAACATTACTTGCAATTTATTGAGGAAATTAAGCAAAGAAAGCCGAGGTATTAA